From the genome of Mustela lutreola isolate mMusLut2 chromosome 16, mMusLut2.pri, whole genome shotgun sequence, one region includes:
- the NUP62 gene encoding nuclear pore glycoprotein p62, giving the protein MSGFNFGGTGAPTGGFTFGAAKTATTTPATGFSFSTSGTGGFNFGTPSQPAASTPSTGLFSLTTQAPTTQTPGFSFGTTTPATGGTGFSLGISAPKLNLSSTTATPATAHTGGFGLGSSTLTNAISSTVTSSQSTAPTGFVFGSTTTSAAPSTTPGGFSFTGGSTSQTGTSGFNIGSLGTSAQPTALAGLPFTAAPPAASGAGATQPATPAPAAATTSAGPTLFASLATAPTSSVATGLSLCPPSTTAGTPGAGTLGFSLKAPGATSTTSTTASTAPAATTAATTTTTTTTTTGFALNLKPLAPAGIASNAPAAVAAPPGPSTGTGASTSPVMTYAQLESLINKWSLELEDQERHFLQQATQVNAWDRTLIENGEKITTLHREVEKVKLDQKRLDQELDFILSQQKELEDLLSPLEESVKEQSGTVYLQHADEERERTYKLAENIDAQLKRMAQDLKDIIEHLNTSGGPADTSDPLQQICKILNAHMDSLQWVDQNSALLQRKVEEVTKVCEGRRKEQERSFRITFD; this is encoded by the coding sequence ATGAGCGGGTTTAATTTTGGAGGCACTGGGGCCCCCACAGGCGGGTTCACATTTGGCGCTGCAAAGACGGCGACAACCACACCTGCTACCGGGTTTTCTTTCTCTACATCTGGCACTGGTGGGTTTAATTTTGGGACTCCCTCCCAGCCAGCAGCAAGTACCCCTTCTACTGGCCTGTTCTCACTCACGACCCAAGCTCCAACAACACAGACCCCAGGATTCAGCTTTGGAACCACAACTCCTGCTACGGGAGGAACTGGATTCTCCTTAGGAATCAGCGCGCCGAAGCTCAACTTGAGCAGCACAACGGCCACCCCAGCCACGGCACACACTGGCGGCTTTGGGCTCGGCAGCAGCACCCTCACCAATGCCATCTCGAGCACTGTCACCTCCAGCCAGAGCACAGCACCCACCGGCTTCGTGTTTGGCTCCACCACCACCTCTGCTGCTCCGTCCACCACACCGGGGGGATTCTCCTTCACAGGGGGAAGCACATCCCAGACCGGGACCTCAGGTTTCAATATCGGCTCCTTGGGGACTTCGGCCCAGCCCACGGCGCTTGCCGGCTTGCCCTTCACGGCTGCCCCTCCGGCTGCCAGCGGAGCAGGAGCCACACAGCCGGCCACTCCTGCCCCCGCTGCTGCCACCACCAGTGCTGGCCCCACGCTGTTCGCCTCACTAGCCACCGCTCCGACCTCATCTGTCGCCACGGGGCTTTCCCTTTGTCCCCCTTCAACCACGGCTGGAACTCCTGGGGCCGGAACGCTGGGCTTCAGCTTAAAGGCCCCTGGAGCAACTTCTACCACTTCCACAACAGCATCCACCGCCCCTGCTGCCACCAccgctgccaccaccaccacaaccaccaccaccaccactggctTCGCCTTGAATCTGAAGCCACTGGCACCAGCTGGGATCGCCAGCAACGCACCAGCTGCCGTGGCCGCGCCGCCAGGGCCTAGCACCGGCACTGGGGCGTCCACCAGCCCTGTGATGACCTACGCCCAGCTGGAGAGTCTGATCAACAAGTGGAGTCTGGAGCTAGAGGACCAGGAGCGGCACTTCCTGCAGCAGGCCACCCAGGTCAACGCCTGGGACCGCACACTGATCGAGAACGGGGAGAAGATCACCACCCTGCACCGTGAGGTGGAGAAAGTGAAGCTGGACCAGAAGAGGCTGGACCAAGAGCTCGACTTCATCCTGTCTCAGCAGAAGGAGCTGGAAGACCTGCTGAGCCCTCTGGAGGAGTCGGTCAAGGAGCAGAGCGGCACCGTGTACCTGCAGCACGCTGACGAGGAGCGCGAGAGGACCTACAAGCTAGCCGAGAACATCGACGCCCAGCTGAAGCGCATGGCCCAGGACCTCAAGGATATCATCGAGCACCTGAACACGTCCGGGGGACCGGCCGACACCAGCGACCCGCTGCAGCAGATCTGCAAGATCCTCAACGCGCACATGGACTCGCTGCAGTGGGTCGACCAGAACTCGGCCCTGCTGCAGAGGAAGGTGGAGGAGGTGACCAAGGTGTGCGAGGGGCGTCGCAAGGAGCAGGAACGCAGTTTCCGGATCACATTTGACTGA